One window of the Oncorhynchus mykiss isolate Arlee chromosome 5, USDA_OmykA_1.1, whole genome shotgun sequence genome contains the following:
- the LOC110490602 gene encoding zinc finger and BTB domain-containing protein 11 isoform X2, which yields MSCEESYLAIRRYLSDEREPYAPGTHGNTKRKIRKAAACYVVRNGTLYYQRRQKGLDEFTELEVVLQAGRRKELIDESHIVAGGEHLNQHHTWESISQKYWWRGILKQVKDYMRQCSQCQNRQDRRGLSEDDTGPRLVGRPGRRRRVTTPASEEEEEEEEEEEGDDEMDFVTSVHHKTRSPKTVAKHELVFVDSKGVVKQYLPRHGQTMLDKLNQQRLNNQFCDITLLIEGEEHRAHKAVLAACSDYFNELFIEKGAVSSHEAVVDLSGFSKVSFLPLLEFAYTSNLCFNFCVMADVATLARHLLMAEVLQICESVHKKVEEQKLMVYQQGDIHTVLSSQPTPQQAPNEDPGAYIMTIGSDGHAVVTHTGLAGAGDDLDSLATMANTAESFRGDLTSVVTQALGGEPGETMTVVGEAGSETVTLVTHSSQARVGESVTLFSPTGETETMTVVTHSGQAGASESLAVVSACLALEQQPQDGDEGEGASPSMEPGAFLISVDPGNVAPTEVVHLAVVTLTPQENASTTTSSSASRKAEPAPKPPLAPQLPKRKRGRPAKVKQEVVEEPPVDEEVPEPVSPPAEEIQEDMHGTHDPYKRRLRQRSVGEGGYVRLHMGLEKDPAPPQLPNTPKRGGGAKRPVKVIEAAATLIGMETAVQTDMEEILSVEGVADGAEPITEQAVGEWPEHGPAHPDGGSEVEGEHVCSECGLSFQRRYALIMHTLKHEKTRRFKCSLCNKEFQYAASLRAHLTRHKHQKSQRPPLVRVPEPYGEEGLEGDGRTKGRTKREFVCDICGKTLPKLYSLRIHMLNHTGVRPHSCRVCGKTFAHKHSLKMHRGLHDAVKQFHCLLCDKSFASKRSLEEHTSIHTGESKYLCTQCGRSFHRASGLSKHLKRHQPRPDVRGFPCSHCDRSFFEAKDLQQHMNKHLGLKPFQCQICGKSYSWKKDWYSHVKSHSVAEPYRCNVCGKEFFEKALFRRHVKKATHGKKGRVKQNLERECEHCGRKFTQLREYRRHMNNHQGVKPFECLTCGVAWADARSLKRHVRTHTGERPYVCPECQEAHIDARSLRKHMTKCHGDLLPGKIMLEKDTLQFHNQGTQVEHAVSILASDLPPELRPVQPPPAEEIETVLITEETVEAVEAVQAVQGDGVATLSDQSIMQVVNYVLSQQSVLPGGVKMEGDEGQEVIQTMEQTMEQQEVIQTMEQQEVIQTMEQQEVIQTMEQQEVIQTMEQQEVMQTMEQQEIIQTMEQQEVIQTMEQQEVMQTVEQQEGDGGQEVIQTVEQQEVIQTVEQQEVIQTMEQQEVIQTVEQQEVIQTVEQQEVIQTVEQLEVIQTMEQQEGDGGQEVIQTVEQQEGDGGQEVIQTMEQQEGDGGQEVIQTVEQQEGDGGQEVIQTMEQQEVIQTMEQQEVIQTVEQQEGDGGQEVIQTVEQQEGDGGQEVIQTVEQQEVIQSVEVTHMAEVEGCDRRHLVD from the exons GTATCCTGAAGCAGGTGAAGGACTACATGAGACAATGTAGTCAGTGTCAGAACAGACAGGACCGGAGGGGGCTATCGGAGGACGATACCGGACCCAGGCTGGTTGGCCGACCAGGGagacgcaggagggtcacaacCCCAGCcagcgaggaagaggaggaagaggaggaggaggaggagggagacgacGAGATGGACTTTGTGACTTCCGTCCATCACAAGACCCGAAGCCCCAAAACAGTAGCCAAACACGAACTGGTCTTT GTGGACAGTAAAGGAGTGGTGAAGCAGTACCTTCCCAGACACGGTCAGACGATGCTGGACAAGCTGAACCAGCAGCGCCTCAACAACCAGTTCTGTGACATCACGCTGCTGATCGAGGGGGAGGAGCACAGGGCCCACAAGGCTGTGCTGGCCGCCTGCAGCGACTACTTTAATGAGCTGTTCATAGAGAAGGGAGCTGTGTCCAGTCACGAAGCGGTGGTCGACCTCTCAG gttTCAGCAAGGTCAGTTTCCTCCCCCTGCTAGAGTTTGCATACACCTCCAACCTCTGCTTCAACTTCTGTGTGATGGCCGACGTTGCCACGCTGGCCCGACACCTTCTGATGGCCGAGGTCCTTCAGATCTGTGAGTCCGTCCACAAAAAGGTAGAGGAGCAGAAGCTGATGGTCTACCAGCAAGGAGACATCCACACGGTGCTGTCCAGCCAGCCGACACCCCAACAGGCCCCGAATGAAGACCCTGGGGCCTACATTATGACCATCGGCAGCGACGGCCATGCCGTGGTGACTCATACTGGGCTAGCTGGAGCAGGGGATGACCTGGACTCCTTGGCTACCATGGCAAACACAGCAGAGTCCTTCAGAGGGGATCTGACGTCTGTAGTCACCCAGGCTCTGGGAGGTGAACCAGGGGAGACTATGACCGTGGTTGGGGAGGCAGGGTCAGAGACGGTGACTTTAGTCACCCACAGTAGCCAGGCCCGGGTAGGCGAGTCGGTCACCCTCTTCTCCCCTACTGGAGAGACCGAGACCATGACGGTGGTGACCCACAGTGGCCAGGCCGGAGCCAGTGAGTCCCTGGCCGTGGTGTCAGCCTGTCTGGCCCTGGAGCAGCAGCCGCAAGACGGGGACGAGGGAGAGGGGGCCTCCCCCTCCATGGAGCCAGGGGCCTTCCTCATCAGTGTGGACCCAGGGAATGTTGCCCCTACAGAGGTGGTCCATCTGGCTGTAGTGACACTAACACCACAGGAGaatgcatcaacaacaacatcatcatcagcGTCCCGGAAGGCAGAGCCAGCCCCCAAGCCTCCCCTTGCTCCACAACTCCCCAAAAGGAAGAGAGGGCGTCCTGCCAAAGTCAAGCAGGAAGTTGTGGAGGAGCCTCCTGTTGACGAGGAAGTGCCAGAGCCAGTTTCTCCCCCTGCAGAGGAGATCCAGGAAGATATGCATGGGACCCATGACCCCTATAAGAGACGCCTACGGCAGCGTTCCGTGGGGGAGGGAGGGTACGTCAGGCTACACATGGGGCTGGAGAAGGACCCAGCACCCCCACAGCTCCCCAACACCCCCAAG AGAGGCGGAGGCGCCAAGAGACCAGTTAAAGTGATTGAGGCCGCAGCGACACTGATCGGGATGGAGACTGCTGTCCAGACGGACATGGAGGAGATCCTGTCAGTGGAGGGCGTGGCAGACGGAGCTGAGCCTATCACAGAGCAGGCTGTGGGGGAGTGGCCAGAGCATGGCCCCGCCCATccagatggagggagtgaggtgGAGGGAGAACACGTCTGTTCAGAGTGTGGACTGTCATTTCAACGACGCTACGCTCTCATCATGCACACGCTCAAACACGAGAAGACCAGGCGATTCAAGTGTAGC tTATGTAACAAGGAGTTCCAGTACGCGGCCTCTCTGAGGGCCCATCTGACCAGACACAAGCACCAGAAGAGTCAGAGGCCGCCCCTGGTCAGGGTCCCCGAGCCCTACGGCGAGGAGGGCCTCGAGGGGGACGGCAGGACCAAGGGACGCACCAAGAGAGAGTTTGTCTGTGACATCTGTGGAAAGACTCTTCCTAAGCTGTACTCTCTGAGGATCCACATGCTCAACCACACTG GGGTACGGCCCCACTCCTGCAGGGTCTGTGGGAAGACCTTTGCTCATAAACACAGCCTGAAGATGCACAGAGGTCTTCATGACGCTGTTAAACAGTTCCACTGTCTGCTCTGTGACAAGTCCTTCGCTAGTAAGAGAAGTCTGGAGGAACACACCAGTATTCACACAG GTGAATCTAAGTATCTCTGTACCCAGTGTGGGAGGTCGTTCCACCGAGCCTCTGGTCTGAGTAAACACTTAAAGAGGCACCAGCCCAGACCTGACGTACGAGGATTCCCCTGTAGTCA CTGTGATAGAAGTTTCTTTGAGGCCAAAGACCTGCAGCAGCACATGAACAAACACCTGGGACTCAAGCCCTTCCAGTGTCAG ATCTGTGGGAAGTCTTACAGCTGGAAGAAGGACTGGTACTCCCACGTCAAGTCCCACAGCGTGGCAGAGCCTTACAG GTGTAACGTCTGTGGTAAGGAGTTCTTTGAGAAGGCTCTGTTCAGGAGACATGTGAAGAAGGCCACGCATGGCAAGAAGGGCAGAGTCAAGCAGAacctagagagagagtgtgaacaCTGTGGCAGGAAGTTCACCCAGCTCCGAGAGTACAGACGACACATGAACAACCACCAGG GAGTCAAACCCTTTGAGTGTCTTACGTGCGGCGTAGCCTGGGCCGACGCCCGCTCTCTGAAGAGACACGTACGCACCCACACCGGCGAGCGCCCTTACGTGTGCCCCGAGTGCCAGGAAGCCCACATCGATGCCCGCTCCCTACGGAAGCACATGACCAAGTGCCACGGCGACCTCCTGCCGGGGAAGATCATGCTGGAGAAAGATACCCTACAGTTTCACAACCAGGGTACTCAGGTGGAACACGCCGTCTCCATCCTGGCGTCCGATCTCCCCCCCGAGCTCCGGCCCGTCCAGCCGCCGCCGGCCGAGGAGATCGAGACGGTGCTGATCACGGAGGAGACGGTGGAGGCGGTAGAAGCGGTTCAGGCCGTACAGGGTGACGGGGTCGCGACCTTGTCGGACCAGAGTATCATGCAGGTGGTGAACTATGTGCTGTCCCAGCAAAGTGTGCTGCCTGGGGGGgtgaagatggagggagatgaaGGGCAGGAGGTAATACAGACCATGGAGCAGACCATGGAGCAGCAGGAGGTAATACAGACCATGGAGCAGCAGGAGGTAATACAGACCATGGAGCAGCAGGAGGTAATACAGACCATGGAGCAGCAGGAGGTAATACAGACCATGGAGCAGCAGGAGGTAATGCAGACCATGGAGCAGCAGGAGATTATACAGACCATGGAGCAGCAGGAGGTTATACAGACCATGGAGCAGCAGGAGGTTATGCAGACCGTGGAGCagcaggagggagatggagggcagGAGGTAATACAGACCGTGGAGCAGCAGGAGGTAATACAGACCGTGGAGCAGCAGGAGGTTATACAGACCATGGAGCAGCAGGAGGTTATACAGACCGTGGAGCAGCAGGAGGTTATACAGACCGTGGAGCAGCAGGAGGTTATACAGACCGTGGAGCAGCTGGAGGTAATACAGACCATGGAGCagcaggagggagatggagggcagGAGGTAATACAGACCGTGGAGCagcaggagggagatggagggcagGAGGTTATACAGACCATGGAGCagcaggagggagatggagggcagGAGGTAATACAGACCGTGGAGCagcaggagggagatggagggcagGAG GTAATACAGACCATGGAGCAGCAGGAG GTAATACAGACCATGGAGCAGCAGGAGGTTATACAGACCGTGGAGCagcaggagggagatggagggcaAGAGGTTATACAGACCGTGGAGCagcaggagggagatggagggcaAGAGGTTATACAGACCGTGGAGCAGCAGGAGGTAATACAGTCTGTTGAGGTGACTCACATGGCAGAGGTGGAGGGATGTGACAGACGGCACCTAGTAGACTGA
- the LOC110490602 gene encoding zinc finger and BTB domain-containing protein 11 isoform X10: protein MSCEESYLAIRRYLSDEREPYAPGTHGNTKRKIRKAAACYVVRNGTLYYQRRQKGLDEFTELEVVLQAGRRKELIDESHIVAGGEHLNQHHTWESISQKYWWRGILKQVKDYMRQCSQCQNRQDRRGLSEDDTGPRLVGRPGRRRRVTTPASEEEEEEEEEEEGDDEMDFVTSVHHKTRSPKTVAKHELVFVDSKGVVKQYLPRHGQTMLDKLNQQRLNNQFCDITLLIEGEEHRAHKAVLAACSDYFNELFIEKGAVSSHEAVVDLSGFSKVSFLPLLEFAYTSNLCFNFCVMADVATLARHLLMAEVLQICESVHKKVEEQKLMVYQQGDIHTVLSSQPTPQQAPNEDPGAYIMTIGSDGHAVVTHTGLAGAGDDLDSLATMANTAESFRGDLTSVVTQALGGEPGETMTVVGEAGSETVTLVTHSSQARVGESVTLFSPTGETETMTVVTHSGQAGASESLAVVSACLALEQQPQDGDEGEGASPSMEPGAFLISVDPGNVAPTEVVHLAVVTLTPQENASTTTSSSASRKAEPAPKPPLAPQLPKRKRGRPAKVKQEVVEEPPVDEEVPEPVSPPAEEIQEDMHGTHDPYKRRLRQRSVGEGGYVRLHMGLEKDPAPPQLPNTPKKRGGGAKRPVKVIEAAATLIGMETAVQTDMEEILSVEGVADGAEPITEQAVGEWPEHGPAHPDGGSEVEGEHVCSECGLSFQRRYALIMHTLKHEKTRRFKCSLCNKEFQYAASLRAHLTRHKHQKSQRPPLVRVPEPYGEEGLEGDGRTKGRTKREFVCDICGKTLPKLYSLRIHMLNHTGVRPHSCRVCGKTFAHKHSLKMHRGLHDAVKQFHCLLCDKSFASKRSLEEHTSIHTGESKYLCTQCGRSFHRASGLSKHLKRHQPRPDVRGFPCSHCDRSFFEAKDLQQHMNKHLGLKPFQCQICGKSYSWKKDWYSHVKSHSVAEPYRCNVCGKEFFEKALFRRHVKKATHGKKGRVKQNLERECEHCGRKFTQLREYRRHMNNHQGVKPFECLTCGVAWADARSLKRHVRTHTGERPYVCPECQEAHIDARSLRKHMTKCHGDLLPGKIMLEKDTLQFHNQGTQVEHAVSILASDLPPELRPVQPPPAEEIETVLITEETVEAVEAVQAVQGDGVATLSDQSIMQVVNYVLSQQSVLPGGVKMEGDEGQEVIQTMEQTMEQQEVIQTMEQQEVIQTMEQQEVIQTMEQQEVIQTMEQQEVMQTMEQQEIIQTMEQQEVIQTMEQQEVMQTVEQQEGDGGQEVIQTVEQQEVIQTVEQQEVIQTMEQQEVIQTVEQQEVIQTVEQQEVIQTVEQLEVIQTMEQQEGDGGQEVIQTMEQQEVIQTMEQQEVIQTVEQQEGDGGQEVIQTVEQQEGDGGQEVIQTVEQQEVIQSVEVTHMAEVEGCDRRHLVD from the exons GTATCCTGAAGCAGGTGAAGGACTACATGAGACAATGTAGTCAGTGTCAGAACAGACAGGACCGGAGGGGGCTATCGGAGGACGATACCGGACCCAGGCTGGTTGGCCGACCAGGGagacgcaggagggtcacaacCCCAGCcagcgaggaagaggaggaagaggaggaggaggaggagggagacgacGAGATGGACTTTGTGACTTCCGTCCATCACAAGACCCGAAGCCCCAAAACAGTAGCCAAACACGAACTGGTCTTT GTGGACAGTAAAGGAGTGGTGAAGCAGTACCTTCCCAGACACGGTCAGACGATGCTGGACAAGCTGAACCAGCAGCGCCTCAACAACCAGTTCTGTGACATCACGCTGCTGATCGAGGGGGAGGAGCACAGGGCCCACAAGGCTGTGCTGGCCGCCTGCAGCGACTACTTTAATGAGCTGTTCATAGAGAAGGGAGCTGTGTCCAGTCACGAAGCGGTGGTCGACCTCTCAG gttTCAGCAAGGTCAGTTTCCTCCCCCTGCTAGAGTTTGCATACACCTCCAACCTCTGCTTCAACTTCTGTGTGATGGCCGACGTTGCCACGCTGGCCCGACACCTTCTGATGGCCGAGGTCCTTCAGATCTGTGAGTCCGTCCACAAAAAGGTAGAGGAGCAGAAGCTGATGGTCTACCAGCAAGGAGACATCCACACGGTGCTGTCCAGCCAGCCGACACCCCAACAGGCCCCGAATGAAGACCCTGGGGCCTACATTATGACCATCGGCAGCGACGGCCATGCCGTGGTGACTCATACTGGGCTAGCTGGAGCAGGGGATGACCTGGACTCCTTGGCTACCATGGCAAACACAGCAGAGTCCTTCAGAGGGGATCTGACGTCTGTAGTCACCCAGGCTCTGGGAGGTGAACCAGGGGAGACTATGACCGTGGTTGGGGAGGCAGGGTCAGAGACGGTGACTTTAGTCACCCACAGTAGCCAGGCCCGGGTAGGCGAGTCGGTCACCCTCTTCTCCCCTACTGGAGAGACCGAGACCATGACGGTGGTGACCCACAGTGGCCAGGCCGGAGCCAGTGAGTCCCTGGCCGTGGTGTCAGCCTGTCTGGCCCTGGAGCAGCAGCCGCAAGACGGGGACGAGGGAGAGGGGGCCTCCCCCTCCATGGAGCCAGGGGCCTTCCTCATCAGTGTGGACCCAGGGAATGTTGCCCCTACAGAGGTGGTCCATCTGGCTGTAGTGACACTAACACCACAGGAGaatgcatcaacaacaacatcatcatcagcGTCCCGGAAGGCAGAGCCAGCCCCCAAGCCTCCCCTTGCTCCACAACTCCCCAAAAGGAAGAGAGGGCGTCCTGCCAAAGTCAAGCAGGAAGTTGTGGAGGAGCCTCCTGTTGACGAGGAAGTGCCAGAGCCAGTTTCTCCCCCTGCAGAGGAGATCCAGGAAGATATGCATGGGACCCATGACCCCTATAAGAGACGCCTACGGCAGCGTTCCGTGGGGGAGGGAGGGTACGTCAGGCTACACATGGGGCTGGAGAAGGACCCAGCACCCCCACAGCTCCCCAACACCCCCAAG AAGAGAGGCGGAGGCGCCAAGAGACCAGTTAAAGTGATTGAGGCCGCAGCGACACTGATCGGGATGGAGACTGCTGTCCAGACGGACATGGAGGAGATCCTGTCAGTGGAGGGCGTGGCAGACGGAGCTGAGCCTATCACAGAGCAGGCTGTGGGGGAGTGGCCAGAGCATGGCCCCGCCCATccagatggagggagtgaggtgGAGGGAGAACACGTCTGTTCAGAGTGTGGACTGTCATTTCAACGACGCTACGCTCTCATCATGCACACGCTCAAACACGAGAAGACCAGGCGATTCAAGTGTAGC tTATGTAACAAGGAGTTCCAGTACGCGGCCTCTCTGAGGGCCCATCTGACCAGACACAAGCACCAGAAGAGTCAGAGGCCGCCCCTGGTCAGGGTCCCCGAGCCCTACGGCGAGGAGGGCCTCGAGGGGGACGGCAGGACCAAGGGACGCACCAAGAGAGAGTTTGTCTGTGACATCTGTGGAAAGACTCTTCCTAAGCTGTACTCTCTGAGGATCCACATGCTCAACCACACTG GGGTACGGCCCCACTCCTGCAGGGTCTGTGGGAAGACCTTTGCTCATAAACACAGCCTGAAGATGCACAGAGGTCTTCATGACGCTGTTAAACAGTTCCACTGTCTGCTCTGTGACAAGTCCTTCGCTAGTAAGAGAAGTCTGGAGGAACACACCAGTATTCACACAG GTGAATCTAAGTATCTCTGTACCCAGTGTGGGAGGTCGTTCCACCGAGCCTCTGGTCTGAGTAAACACTTAAAGAGGCACCAGCCCAGACCTGACGTACGAGGATTCCCCTGTAGTCA CTGTGATAGAAGTTTCTTTGAGGCCAAAGACCTGCAGCAGCACATGAACAAACACCTGGGACTCAAGCCCTTCCAGTGTCAG ATCTGTGGGAAGTCTTACAGCTGGAAGAAGGACTGGTACTCCCACGTCAAGTCCCACAGCGTGGCAGAGCCTTACAG GTGTAACGTCTGTGGTAAGGAGTTCTTTGAGAAGGCTCTGTTCAGGAGACATGTGAAGAAGGCCACGCATGGCAAGAAGGGCAGAGTCAAGCAGAacctagagagagagtgtgaacaCTGTGGCAGGAAGTTCACCCAGCTCCGAGAGTACAGACGACACATGAACAACCACCAGG GAGTCAAACCCTTTGAGTGTCTTACGTGCGGCGTAGCCTGGGCCGACGCCCGCTCTCTGAAGAGACACGTACGCACCCACACCGGCGAGCGCCCTTACGTGTGCCCCGAGTGCCAGGAAGCCCACATCGATGCCCGCTCCCTACGGAAGCACATGACCAAGTGCCACGGCGACCTCCTGCCGGGGAAGATCATGCTGGAGAAAGATACCCTACAGTTTCACAACCAGGGTACTCAGGTGGAACACGCCGTCTCCATCCTGGCGTCCGATCTCCCCCCCGAGCTCCGGCCCGTCCAGCCGCCGCCGGCCGAGGAGATCGAGACGGTGCTGATCACGGAGGAGACGGTGGAGGCGGTAGAAGCGGTTCAGGCCGTACAGGGTGACGGGGTCGCGACCTTGTCGGACCAGAGTATCATGCAGGTGGTGAACTATGTGCTGTCCCAGCAAAGTGTGCTGCCTGGGGGGgtgaagatggagggagatgaaGGGCAGGAGGTAATACAGACCATGGAGCAGACCATGGAGCAGCAGGAGGTAATACAGACCATGGAGCAGCAGGAGGTAATACAGACCATGGAGCAGCAGGAGGTAATACAGACCATGGAGCAGCAGGAGGTAATACAGACCATGGAGCAGCAGGAGGTAATGCAGACCATGGAGCAGCAGGAGATTATACAGACCATGGAGCAGCAGGAGGTTATACAGACCATGGAGCAGCAGGAGGTTATGCAGACCGTGGAGCagcaggagggagatggagggcagGAGGTAATACAGACCGTGGAGCAGCAGGAGGTAATACAGACCGTGGAGCAGCAGGAGGTTATACAGACCATGGAGCAGCAGGAGGTTATACAGACCGTGGAGCAGCAGGAGGTTATACAGACCGTGGAGCAGCAGGAGGTTATACAGACCGTGGAGCAGCTGGAGGTAATACAGACCATGGAGCagcaggagggagatggagggcagGAG GTAATACAGACCATGGAGCAGCAGGAG GTAATACAGACCATGGAGCAGCAGGAGGTTATACAGACCGTGGAGCagcaggagggagatggagggcaAGAGGTTATACAGACCGTGGAGCagcaggagggagatggagggcaAGAGGTTATACAGACCGTGGAGCAGCAGGAGGTAATACAGTCTGTTGAGGTGACTCACATGGCAGAGGTGGAGGGATGTGACAGACGGCACCTAGTAGACTGA